One genomic window of Hymenobacter sp. J193 includes the following:
- a CDS encoding bifunctional 5,10-methylenetetrahydrofolate dehydrogenase/5,10-methenyltetrahydrofolate cyclohydrolase has protein sequence MTTAPDAPTYRLIDGKQTAEAIKEEIAAEVAQRRAAGQKVPHLAAVLVGHDGGSETYVRNKVLACERVGFESTLLRYEDTMTEAELLAKVAELNEDDNIDGFIVQLPLPRHISSEKVIEAIRPEKDVDGFHPMNIGRMVAGLPALLPATPSGIVELLRRYKLPTDGKHCVVIGRSNIVGTPVSILLAKNLEPGNCTVTLCHSRTQNLAEITRTADILVAALGRPEFVTADMVKPGAVVIDVGTTRVEDASRKAGWALKGDVKFDEVAPLTSYITPVPGGVGPMTIAMLLLNTLRAAKGEVYAR, from the coding sequence ATGACCACAGCCCCCGACGCCCCCACCTACCGCCTTATCGACGGCAAGCAGACCGCCGAGGCCATTAAAGAAGAAATTGCCGCCGAAGTAGCCCAGCGCCGCGCCGCTGGTCAGAAAGTGCCCCACCTGGCCGCCGTGCTGGTGGGCCACGATGGCGGCTCCGAAACCTACGTGCGCAACAAGGTGCTGGCCTGCGAGCGGGTCGGCTTCGAAAGCACCCTGCTCCGCTACGAAGACACCATGACGGAAGCCGAGCTGCTGGCCAAAGTAGCGGAGCTGAACGAAGACGACAACATCGACGGCTTCATCGTGCAGCTGCCCTTGCCACGCCACATTTCCTCCGAAAAGGTGATTGAGGCCATCCGCCCCGAAAAGGACGTGGACGGTTTTCACCCCATGAACATCGGCCGGATGGTGGCCGGGCTGCCCGCGCTGCTGCCCGCAACGCCCTCGGGCATTGTGGAACTGCTGCGCCGCTATAAGCTGCCTACCGATGGCAAGCACTGCGTGGTTATCGGCCGAAGCAACATCGTGGGTACGCCGGTTAGCATCCTGCTGGCTAAGAACTTGGAGCCCGGCAACTGCACGGTTACTTTATGCCACTCGCGCACCCAGAACCTGGCCGAAATTACCCGCACGGCCGATATCCTGGTGGCTGCCCTGGGCCGCCCGGAGTTCGTGACGGCCGATATGGTGAAGCCCGGCGCCGTGGTTATTGACGTGGGTACTACCCGGGTGGAAGATGCCAGCCGGAAAGCCGGTTGGGCGCTGAAGGGCGACGTGAAGTTCGATGAAGTAGCTCCGCTCACTTCCTACATCACGCCCGTGCCCGGCGGCGTGGGCCCTATGACCATTGCCATGCTACTGCTCAATACCTTGCGGGCAGCCAAAGGCGAGGTATACGCCCGGTAG
- a CDS encoding heme-binding protein, whose product MGITLKQAQQAVQAAHEKALEMGVKMNIAVVDSGANLVAFIRMDDAWLGSLDISIKKAKTARFFDMPTGDLGQASQPGGSLYNIEHSNGGLITFPGGIPLKNKEGQIFGAIGVSGSTVEDDHAVAQAGVQALANE is encoded by the coding sequence ATGGGCATTACCCTCAAACAAGCACAGCAGGCAGTACAGGCCGCGCACGAAAAAGCGCTGGAAATGGGCGTTAAAATGAACATAGCCGTGGTGGACTCCGGTGCCAACCTCGTAGCCTTTATCCGTATGGACGACGCCTGGCTCGGTTCCCTCGATATTTCCATCAAAAAGGCCAAAACTGCCCGCTTCTTCGATATGCCCACCGGCGACCTGGGGCAGGCCTCGCAGCCCGGTGGCTCGCTCTATAACATCGAGCATTCCAATGGTGGCCTTATCACCTTCCCCGGCGGCATCCCGCTCAAAAACAAGGAAGGGCAGATTTTCGGTGCCATTGGCGTGTCGGGCAGCACTGTGGAAGACGACCACGCCGTAGCTCAGGCAGGCGTGCAGGCCCTGGCAAACGAATAG
- a CDS encoding OmpA family protein, which translates to MCRFFVVALFALALLAGPPLYAQQKLSTNNTKARNLFEKAQSQAKNREFDKAIETLQVLNAKFPSLGEPYLVKGSLLKATGNTRAAYEAYERGLKLLPFDPARFLDYFTLGELAMSFGEYPVAGESYSRFLKSAPKGQRSIPKAHQQLLNCEFAVQAVAAPTGPAPQRVAEPLNTFRYQYFPSITADNRFLLYTARPTAQSDEDLYLSRQNKDGTLGTPQPISAAINTQLNEGAGSISGDGKTLVFASCDRPGSVGNCDLYISRRTGNNWSKPRNLGKLVNSVAWDSQPSLSADGRTLYFTSDRRGGQGLEDIYVTTLQEDGTWSPAHNLGTPVNTAGKDMAPFIHASGTTLYYVTDGLVGMGGLDVYKCNLTGTAWSLPENLGYPLNTHENEASLFIASDNSRGYCSRTRPNEPGVMERDRPVELFSFDVPKAVRSRETSTYTQGRVFDATTKKPLKADVQLYDLQTNELVQYVTSDPLDGDYTVVLNEGRQYAMYASADGYLLKSMSFDYTDKHAFDPLTLDLYLDPLRAGRTMVLNNLFFETNEYKLKPTSRTELNRLIAFMRQYKDVQVEIAGHTDDIGADNDNEKLSLNRARSVYDYLAGNGISANRLRFRGYGETKPLVPNDTDSNRQQNRRIEFRIL; encoded by the coding sequence ATGTGTCGTTTCTTCGTTGTTGCCTTATTCGCGCTGGCCTTGCTGGCCGGGCCGCCGCTATACGCACAGCAAAAGCTGTCGACCAACAATACCAAGGCGCGTAACCTGTTTGAGAAAGCCCAGAGCCAGGCCAAAAACCGGGAGTTCGACAAGGCTATTGAAACGCTGCAGGTGCTGAACGCGAAGTTTCCTTCGCTGGGCGAGCCGTACCTGGTAAAAGGCTCCCTGCTGAAAGCTACCGGCAACACCCGCGCAGCCTACGAAGCGTACGAGCGGGGCCTGAAGCTGCTGCCTTTCGACCCGGCCCGGTTTCTGGACTATTTTACGCTGGGAGAACTGGCTATGAGCTTCGGCGAATACCCGGTGGCAGGGGAAAGCTACAGCCGCTTCCTGAAATCGGCCCCCAAAGGCCAACGTAGCATTCCCAAGGCGCATCAGCAATTACTAAACTGTGAGTTTGCGGTGCAGGCCGTAGCGGCGCCTACCGGCCCGGCCCCCCAGCGCGTGGCCGAGCCCCTCAATACGTTCCGCTACCAGTACTTCCCTTCCATCACCGCCGATAACCGCTTCCTGCTGTATACGGCCCGGCCTACGGCCCAGAGCGACGAAGACCTGTACCTAAGCCGGCAAAACAAGGATGGCACTCTGGGTACACCGCAACCCATTTCGGCCGCTATCAACACGCAGCTGAATGAAGGCGCCGGCTCGATTTCCGGCGACGGCAAAACCCTGGTGTTTGCGTCCTGCGACCGGCCCGGCTCGGTAGGCAACTGCGACCTGTACATTTCGCGGCGCACCGGCAACAACTGGAGTAAGCCCCGCAACCTGGGCAAGCTGGTCAACTCCGTTGCCTGGGATTCGCAGCCGTCGTTGTCGGCCGATGGCCGTACGCTGTACTTCACCTCCGACCGGCGCGGCGGGCAGGGCCTGGAAGATATTTACGTGACGACGCTGCAGGAAGACGGTACCTGGAGCCCTGCTCACAACCTGGGCACACCCGTCAATACCGCCGGCAAGGATATGGCGCCCTTCATCCATGCCAGCGGCACCACGCTGTACTACGTCACGGATGGGCTGGTAGGTATGGGCGGGCTCGACGTGTATAAGTGTAATCTGACCGGAACTGCTTGGTCGCTGCCCGAAAACCTGGGCTACCCACTCAACACCCACGAAAACGAAGCCTCGCTCTTTATCGCCTCCGATAACAGCCGGGGCTACTGCTCGCGCACCCGCCCCAACGAGCCCGGCGTTATGGAGCGGGACCGGCCGGTGGAGCTGTTTTCGTTCGACGTTCCCAAGGCCGTTCGGTCACGCGAAACCAGCACCTACACCCAAGGCCGCGTGTTCGACGCCACTACCAAAAAGCCGCTGAAAGCTGATGTGCAGCTCTATGATCTGCAAACCAACGAGCTGGTTCAGTACGTGACGTCTGACCCCCTGGATGGCGACTATACCGTGGTGCTCAACGAAGGCCGGCAGTATGCCATGTACGCTTCAGCCGATGGCTATCTGCTTAAAAGCATGAGCTTCGACTACACCGACAAACACGCCTTCGACCCGCTCACGCTGGACTTGTATCTGGATCCGCTGCGCGCCGGCCGCACGATGGTGCTTAACAACCTGTTTTTCGAAACCAACGAGTACAAGCTTAAGCCTACCTCGCGCACGGAGCTTAACCGGCTGATTGCTTTCATGCGCCAGTACAAGGATGTGCAGGTGGAAATAGCCGGCCATACCGATGATATCGGGGCTGATAACGACAACGAAAAACTTTCCCTGAACCGGGCCCGCTCCGTGTACGACTATCTGGCAGGGAACGGCATTTCCGCAAACCGGCTGCGGTTCAGAGGCTACGGCGAAACCAAGCCGCTGGTACCAAATGACACAGACAGCAACCGGCAGCAAAATCGTCGGATTGAGTTTCGGATTCTGTAA
- the lepA gene encoding translation elongation factor 4: protein MKNIRNFCIIAHIDHGKSTLADRLLEFTSTVAKRDMQAQLLDNMDLERERGITIKSHAIQMQYQYKGEQYTLNLIDTPGHVDFSYEVSRSIAACEGALLIVDSSQGIEAQTISNLYLAIGSDLTIIPVLNKIDLPHSMPEEVSDEIVDLIGCDRDEIIPASGKAGIGIEAILNAICERIPAPKGDPEAPLQALIFDSVFNSYRGIEVLFRIKNGTMRKGDKLRFMATGKEYGADEIGILGLNQEPRQEVAAGNVGYLISGIKEAREVKVGDTITHVARPTAEAIQGFEDVKPMVFAGIYPVDTTEYEELRSCMEKLQLNDASLVWEPETSVALGFGFRCGFLGMLHMEIVQERLEREFNMTVITTVPSVQFHATGTKDQLLTINAPSEMPEPNMIKLIEEPFIKAQIITAADYVGAIITLCMEKRGIIKGQSYLTSERVELTFELPLSEIVFDFFDKLKTISRGYASLDYELIGFRESDMVKLDVMLNGEKVDALSAIVHRSKSYDWGRRLCEKLRELLPRQQFEIAIQASIGQKIIARETVKALRKNVIAKCYGGDISRKRKLLEKQKEGKKRMRQVGSVEIPQEAFLAVLKID from the coding sequence GTGAAGAACATCCGCAATTTCTGCATCATCGCCCACATCGACCACGGCAAAAGTACGCTGGCCGACCGCCTGCTGGAATTTACCAGTACTGTGGCCAAGCGCGATATGCAAGCCCAGCTGCTTGACAACATGGACCTGGAGCGGGAGCGGGGCATCACCATCAAGAGCCACGCCATCCAGATGCAGTATCAGTACAAGGGCGAGCAGTACACGCTCAACCTGATTGATACGCCCGGTCACGTCGATTTCAGCTACGAAGTATCCCGCTCCATTGCTGCCTGCGAAGGGGCCCTGCTGATTGTGGACTCCTCGCAGGGGATTGAGGCGCAGACAATTTCCAACCTGTACCTGGCCATCGGCTCTGACCTTACCATCATTCCGGTTCTCAACAAAATTGACCTGCCCCACTCCATGCCGGAGGAAGTGTCGGACGAAATTGTGGATCTGATTGGCTGCGACCGGGACGAAATCATTCCGGCCTCGGGCAAGGCCGGTATTGGCATTGAAGCTATTCTGAACGCCATCTGTGAGCGGATTCCGGCCCCGAAAGGCGACCCGGAAGCTCCGCTGCAGGCCCTGATCTTCGACTCGGTTTTCAACTCCTACCGGGGTATCGAAGTCCTGTTCCGCATCAAGAACGGCACCATGCGCAAGGGCGACAAGCTCCGCTTCATGGCTACCGGCAAGGAATACGGCGCCGACGAAATCGGTATTCTGGGCCTCAACCAGGAGCCCCGCCAGGAAGTAGCCGCCGGCAACGTAGGCTACCTGATTTCCGGCATCAAGGAAGCCCGCGAAGTAAAGGTCGGCGACACCATCACGCACGTAGCGCGCCCCACGGCCGAGGCCATTCAGGGCTTTGAGGACGTGAAACCCATGGTATTTGCCGGCATTTACCCCGTGGATACCACCGAATACGAAGAGCTGCGCTCCTGCATGGAAAAGCTGCAGCTCAACGACGCCTCCCTGGTGTGGGAGCCCGAAACCTCAGTGGCCCTGGGCTTCGGGTTCCGCTGCGGGTTCCTGGGCATGCTCCACATGGAGATTGTGCAGGAGCGCCTGGAGCGTGAGTTCAACATGACGGTGATTACCACCGTGCCCTCGGTACAGTTTCATGCTACCGGCACCAAGGACCAGCTGCTGACCATCAACGCGCCCTCCGAAATGCCGGAGCCGAACATGATCAAGCTCATCGAAGAGCCTTTCATCAAGGCCCAGATCATCACGGCGGCCGATTATGTGGGGGCCATTATCACCCTGTGCATGGAAAAGCGCGGCATCATCAAGGGTCAGAGCTACCTGACGAGCGAGCGGGTGGAGCTGACATTTGAGCTGCCGCTGTCGGAAATCGTGTTCGACTTCTTCGACAAGCTCAAAACCATTTCGCGCGGCTATGCTTCCCTCGACTACGAGCTGATCGGCTTCCGCGAGTCGGACATGGTGAAGCTGGACGTGATGCTGAACGGGGAGAAAGTGGACGCGCTGTCGGCCATTGTGCACCGCAGCAAAAGCTACGACTGGGGCCGCCGCCTCTGCGAAAAGCTGCGCGAGCTGCTGCCCCGCCAGCAGTTCGAAATTGCCATTCAGGCCAGCATCGGGCAGAAAATCATTGCCCGCGAAACGGTGAAGGCTCTGCGCAAAAACGTTATTGCCAAGTGCTACGGCGGTGACATCAGCCGCAAGCGCAAGCTGCTCGAAAAGCAGAAAGAAGGCAAGAAGCGGATGCGCCAGGTAGGGTCCGTTGAGATTCCGCAGGAGGCCTTCCTGGCCGTGCTGAAAATTGACTAA
- a CDS encoding 7-carboxy-7-deazaguanine synthase QueE yields MEQFYTIQGEGYNAGRAAYFLRLGGCDVGCVWCDVKESWDAGQHPRVFLADMVQAATAHPGRNVVITGGEPLMYDLTGLTKALKEAGCQTWLETSGAYPLTGVWDWVCVSPKKFKAPRPDVVAQAHELKVVVFNKSDFAWAEQHAALAGPHTRLYLQPEWSKAAAITPLLIDYVKEHPQWQVSLQTHKYLDIP; encoded by the coding sequence ATGGAACAGTTTTATACTATTCAGGGTGAGGGGTATAACGCCGGGCGCGCGGCCTATTTTCTGCGTCTGGGTGGATGCGACGTAGGCTGCGTGTGGTGCGACGTAAAGGAATCTTGGGATGCCGGCCAGCACCCGCGCGTGTTCCTGGCCGATATGGTGCAGGCCGCCACCGCGCATCCTGGCCGCAACGTGGTCATCACCGGGGGCGAGCCGCTGATGTACGATCTTACAGGCCTCACCAAGGCTCTGAAAGAAGCAGGCTGCCAAACCTGGCTGGAAACCTCGGGCGCCTATCCGCTCACGGGTGTCTGGGACTGGGTGTGCGTGTCGCCCAAGAAGTTCAAGGCGCCGCGGCCCGACGTGGTAGCACAGGCGCACGAACTGAAGGTAGTGGTGTTCAACAAGAGCGACTTTGCCTGGGCCGAACAGCACGCCGCTTTGGCCGGGCCGCACACGCGCCTTTATCTGCAGCCGGAGTGGAGCAAAGCCGCCGCAATTACCCCCCTGCTCATCGACTACGTGAAGGAGCACCCGCAGTGGCAGGTGTCCCTACAAACGCATAAGTACCTCGATATTCCTTAA